The genomic region TTATTGAATAGACACGAGAAAAGCAAATACTACTATTCAAGTTCTTGCCATGCTTTTAATGTCTGCACAAGTTATCCAAGTGAAGGCTGTGTGCATCTCTCAGTGCTGTGGCTTCATCTATGAACCATGAAGACAGAAGACTTGAAAATCGGCCTAATGTAACATTTGTTTATCTTTGTGAACCCTTATTATTTGAGGCCTTTATCCACATTTTGTTGTCAACTCTCCTGTGTCTGAACATCTTCTGTCCATACCCAGAGTAATGCTTTTGTTGAGAAAGCAACAGAGATGAAACCACCTTGCTGACATACATGTCCACAAACAATCTGCGTTGATCTTCCAACATTATGATTGGGATAAAAGTGTGCTGTACCTTTGCGTTCCCCAATTATTAACAGAATGTTAAAAGAACACTAATTTTCTATAATTAACTTAATATATTAAGTATCTGTAAGGTACACATCATGCTGAGAAAATAAAATCTGTTTAAATATACAAAAAGATGCTTCTTCTTTAGTACCTCTGCTATGGGCATACATTTGGTGGCACTATGAGTTAAATCATAATCTTGATGTATACATAGCAAAAAAAGCAAAGGAGTACAGAGCTCTTTTTATGTGTTGTTTGTGGGTGACTGAAAATGTTTTCTCCTCTCTTGCCCCTGAACACATGACATTTCTCtgaaatgtgattggctgagttCAGAAAATGCTTGGTTGAGCACATGTGTATGAAGAATCATGTCCAAAGTCTCTTGGCACTAGAAATGGTTTCCTAATTTGCTTTCTGGGAAAAGAGTTGTACATTTCCAAGAAAACACAAACGTATTTTTGTCTGATAgtaaagtgtgagtgtgaacaGGTTTGCTAAAGATGGTGATGCAGATTTATTTAATATCATGTTGTACTTTGCAGAGATGGTTACTCCATTCTGGTACAAAGGTTAGGTTTTTGTTCATATAATGAATGATTTCTGTTATGTTCCATACGATGGAAAGGGATAGAAATGTATACATCTGTATACATCTTGGGTTTATTTGGTCATGCTCAGAAGTACTTGATTCTGACATTCGATTGATTGCATGTTTGGGTCTGTCTTTATTTTCCCATATACAGCCTTGCTTTCTTACATTCTCCTGCCTTGCCTTTCAGTGTTCTAACGATACCTAAATTAAAAGTTTTGCCAAATGATCACTTTTCTTGGATTTTGTTGAAAATTCAATCTTAATTTGAGTGAAAATAGTTTCACCATATGTCATTAACATTTAAATCATTCTACTTGGGGACTTAGTGTGTTAGTTGGTGTATGATGCTGCATGAGGTGAAGATCATTTTTAATGTAATGGTCTGATCTGAAAACTCAAAATTCAGAATATCCATTCAAAGTATCTCCTATGGTAAGATAATTGGCAAATTTTGAAAAATCCCTTCAAAGCATTTCGTGTTCATGTTCTACCTAGTAATGTACTGGTTGATACATTTATGTGTATGCTTTCAGTGATACCTTGATAATTTTCATTAACATTAAAGTGGAGGGAAAGCCTAATTGTACATGCTATATGCAAAGTGACTGCACAGGCTCTGAAAGAAGAAGCTTTAATTTAGATTTGTTTTCCTTTCCTTGTATTTATTCATTCTGTTATtcttaaaatgtattaaatattTGTCACTGATTATGTATATAccacaagtttttttttcacaAGACGTTctatttgtgtgagagaggtaaAAGTTGCAGTGAAGTACACATTTTTCAGAGAAACTGATTTGGTCAGAGATCTTTCAATGTGCAAGCAAAGTTATTAAACATAGCAGTGACAATGTGTAAAACTCATTGCTATACTACCATACATGATGAACCTGTACCATTTGGACAAACTTGCATAACTCTTCATGCCAATATGTGAGTTTTCATGCTGTGTTGTGAAGGGCTTGTATAAATACTAAGTGGTCAAAATTAATAGCATCACATATCTAATAATTTTGCTTATGTTAATTACCTAAATGTGGCTCTACCTTACATAATGTGTAATACAAATGATGTAAATGAAAGCTAGTCTATAATGTACCTGATCAAATATATacataatacatttttatttcagtgtgatactagaaaaaaaaactactggAAAAAATCCTCAACATTGTACTGAATTTGTTAAATATTGATGGTGAtgaattaatccaattttcacaCAAAAATGTCACCTACCATAAACACACCCGCCACTTTCCTTCGGCGTTTgattggttgatattgattgtCGCCACGCCAAAGAAAAACGAGAAGTGAGTTGATCTCATGAATAATTACAGCGAGGCGGAGTTACCTAGCCGGGCTACTTATGGTTATTCCCCTCTGTTCAAACCCGCTTCAGGACTGTGACTGGGCTCATTTTAGCTAAATCAGCGACACCAAGAAGAATAATGTCCGACAAGCTACCTTTCAAAGTTGGTCAGTATGTTTCAACTGGTAGACAACAGTCGTGTAATTCATACTATGCTTAGAAAACCCAGTTTTACTGCAAACAGCTGGACAGCTAGGAGCTAAACTCAGAGCTTCAGTAGTTAGCGAACGAGCTAAACACGCGACGACGAAGAAAGGCGCCGCACAGATGGGGCACTAACACGGTAGATGGGGCACTAACACGGTAGATGGGGCACTAACACGTTTTCTGACAGGTCTACCTAACGCAGCGTGTTTTGATATTCCGAGACTTTTTGGAAGCCAGAGATGGTGTTAGTTATCCAGCTACCACATGGACTGAAGCTGCGTTGGTAACGCTAACAGCACCAGGTCGTTTACTGTGAATAAACTTGGCTAGTTTGCTCTTGAGTTGATGTGTGAGTGGACCAGAAGTGTGTTATGCATACACATATTACAGTGTGCTACGCGTGCATAACACCATCACTTCTCTGGACAGCGTGGTTCATTCAGGAGAGTTGAGGTGCCATGTTGGCTTGTAGTCTTTGAACAAACTTCTCTTGCGCACGTAGTGCGGCGTCAACACGCCAGATCTCTGCAGCCTCAGCAGTCTTGATGAACATTTGATGGACAGTGGTTTCGGTATTCAATACATTAAGTACCATTTCCCCCCTGAGTTAAGTATTTATATATCTTATGTTGTTAACTCAATTAAAATAAGCAGGACCCCATCAAATACGATTGAAGCATTTGCTATATCGATTTGCTGTCGTTTGTTCCTGAACAGcttctgtgtttgtttctgaCACACAATATTTGTAATCAGTATGATTTCAGTTGAACTTTGAACAGTAGGCTTGATGGTCCAAAGTTCAGTTTTCAGAAACATGGCAATATGACATGACGTGTAAGAGCATTGTTTTTAAAATAGGGTCTAATACAGCATGGCTTAGTTCTGAATTGGTCACATAAAACcaaacaataaaaatgtaataCTAGCAACAATAACATGATCTTGCTTAAAGAGGTCTTGGTGTGCCTGTgggtgtgcgcatgtgtgcatgcataagCCCTGTATTGGTAGAGGAGGTGGGGTTTGGATATGGGACATTTCAGAAATGTGGTTTTAGATTGCATTTGGAGAATTCCAGTTGTAGTCTCCTCGTGTGAGCCTCTGACCCTTAAAATACATTAGCTTCTTGACATGGGCCCTACATACAGTAACATGGGCTCAGCTGTCTGTAAGTCAAGCTGTGCATATCCTATTTCAATACCAAAAAGGctacagcagtggaattgttgcACAAATGGGTCAGTTTGGTTGTAAATTCCTTGACTACAAAACTGCATAATTTGGTAAACTTTCTCAGTAAATTGTTTTGAGaataacaacatttaaacattaGCTATTATCTCCTGGGGTTAAACATTGCTAAAGCTCTTTTAATATCTGGGGGAAAATGTCTGGTTAAGTCAGAGTCTTCtattaaaattaataaataagaaTGGTAATAAAAACCAGCTTATGTTTTCAGCTGATATCAGTCTAGCCGAGTGGGGGCGTAAAGCAGTCGACATTGCGGAAAATGAGATGCCCGgtctgatgaagatgagggCGATGTACGGGTCGTCCAAGCCTCTGAAGGGAGCGCGCATCGCTGGCTGCCTGCACATGACCCTACAGACGGCCGTGCTCATTGAGACGCTCATTGCTCTTGGAGCTGAGGTGGGAGCTAACTACATATATTCAACATGGCTGTAGCAACACCTAATGATTAAACAGAACAGTTTAAGACAGTTAAACAATTGAATTTGTTACTTAGAAAattaattttttatatataaccGGTCCTTTTAAATTAACAGAATAAAATGTCATgaaaaaagtaaataattatACCAAGGTCCATATTCTCAAAGCTTACTCTCCATCTCTTCTCTGTTTTCTCTGTGGGTTAGGAATGTCCCCACTCAAGGCCATTCAGTTTTTTCAGCAATGTGCTAGGACAAAATGTACACTTACCAGATTATAACTAGTTGTTGTGCTTGATCTCAATAAGAGAAAATTACTTTCTGGGAAATTGAGTGACAGATTAACTTTGAATGtgatagatacatacatacattactgATTGATGTTTTATATGTGCTCAAATTTAAATATAGTCAGTTTAAtaggcagaggtggggactcgagtcacatgacttggactcgagtcagactcgagtcattaatattaagacttttgacttgacttgaaaaaatattcagagacttagacttgacttggacttttacaccaataacttgggacttgaattggacttgaacctgtttacttgcaaagacttgattttttttttaccccaaatctaaattttaaaacgcatattaatatttataaagtgcgccccattaatttcatttccgtccttctgacgcagaccggcgttacaccagattctgtgaccgtcgagttttgtgaccacagggggcgctatttcacagtttctgttcagaggcacaaacgctttacgaatgctacgtaaactatgctgatgcactttctttactcgttttgttggtgtccacgaaccaaaatatgacagatgtttatatttacattttatcgtctcttaattacataaatgtacttaaacaagatttaccatcccctcaccattgaggccaacaaagaaatcatgaatgggatatacaggtgagcctttttaactggggtcaccaattctgacggcagccatcagaatatgtgaccccactgaatctccaggtaacaatagttcaccgtgaccccacaataacagaaaacaatgaaaaaataaccctaaccttttattagtctatatttaaacattttatccaaatgtttagaataaccattcgtaatgacagcatcttgcttacgatgaagcttgctattttcgtgtaaaattatgtaacgaaacattcttgtttaagtacatttatgtaattaagagaagataaaatgtaaatgatctgtcatcttttggctggcggacaccaacaaaacgagtaaagaaacgcatcagcgtagcattcataaagcgttggtgcctgtaaaaaaaaaaaagactcgaaaggacttgaaattccaagcttcagacttgggacttgacttgacggttgcctgtcttgactcgagacttgacttgagttgactgtctttgcttgagacttgactcgggacttgaggataaagacttggacttacttgagacttgcaaaacactgacttggtcccacctctgttaataggtgtgtgtgtgtgtctaaactGTATCCTGTGTTTCTCatagttttttttctctctcgttctgctgtttcttctgtttcttcccaACTGTAGGTCCAGTGGTCCAGCTGTAACATCTTCTCAACCCAGGACCATGCTGCTGCTGCTATTGCGAAGACTGGtgttccaggtgtgtgtgtgtgtcactctgaACCTGTTAAAGCCAGCATTTAAAAAAGAGTTGTATTCATAGATTTTAATCTTAAAATAGTCATAAAATAAATGACATTAAAtttaatattaaataatataaaaGGAAAATGTGACCTGAAAATATGCAGTGATAATTACATTTCCTACCTATTGTACAATAATTCCTGTTTGTGTCACAAACATTAAAGTACCAATGTAGCACACTTAGACTAAAACATGCAGTGTTCTACTCGTCAAACTTTGGAATGACTTGCTTGTTTAGGGCTCATCAGATTGACTGTCCAGTGGACTTTTCCCCAGGCCAGTGGAATTGTTTTGATAGTTGATAGTTTATAGTTCTGTACAACACAGATGGATGACTTGACCAATAAGCTGTAGCAGTTAGTACTATCTAGTATTTGACTGATGGTTCTACCCCTCTTAACACCAcatttgtttgattttaaaaTACGTTTGCCTAATTTTAAAAGTAGgaatggctttttttttttagacaaATTGCAATTAGTAGGCAGTATGAAAATGTGGTAACTTGTACACACTGTAAGCCTGTAGAATAGCGCAGGTGCACCTATTATACTTGCTAATGTGACATGTGAGGCTAAAGCCTGAGTTCTCTTTTGGTATCTGCCTTTGTGGCATCAATTAGATCTAATGTTTGTTGTGAATCTGGTTTTACTTCAGAAATCTTGAGTATTGTCTTAGACTCCTTGTTATTAAGAAGTTTCTGCTATACACCAGTGGTTCGTTTTCAATCAGTCAATCaaaatttatatagcgctttttacaacagttgttgtcacaaagcagctttacaagtgtctgagtccaagcccccagtgagcaagccaagggcaacagtgacaaggaaaaacaccctaagagcatgaagaaaccttgagaggaaccaagacaaATCTACAATCAGATTTGTTTACCACTAACTCTTAGGTTATGGTAATGGTTATAattgtacttttattttgtgaGTTTTTCATTAGCTGTCTGAATTTACTTCCAGCTTATGATCCTATTCATCATTAGCCTGCCAGGCAGTCAGTGTGAGCAATAGAGTGCACACATTTGTCACACTAATGTATAATCAACTGTATTTTTAGTGTACGCTTGGAAAGGGGAGACAGATGAGGAGTATGTGTGGTGTATTGAGCAGACCTTGTACTTCAAGGATGGCCAGCCCCTCAACATGATTctggatgatggaggagacCTGACCAATCTAGTTCATCAGAAATACCCCCAGTTATTAGAAGGTAAATTGTAAAATGTATGTTCTATAATATATGTTCTATAATGTTCAATGATGCAAGTGCTACATAAACATACAAAGGGTAAAGTACTTATCATTTTACAGTTTTATTCAGAACATGTATGTTGGTATTGCATTGTTATGTTTATATAATCAACATGGTTTAATATtgcttttttatttaattatttttatagGCGCCTGTTGGCTTCCACTAGAATTTGGATCATATACAGACGTTTTCATTGCTTTCAGATTCTGCATTACATATATGCAGAGGTTTTTATTAATATATGTAACCACCAGGTGGTGGCCTTGCACAGTGGTTAAATTTTTCTTTGCAGGAATCAGGGGTCTGTCTGAGGAGACAACCACTGGGGTTCACAACCTTTATAAAATGATGAAGAAGGATGAACTCAAAGTTCCTGCCATCAATGTGAATGATTCGGTTACTAAGGTATCTGCAATGTTTTTGCATCAAATTCATAATACACAAATATCTCTAATTAATTAAATTCTTTTAAATGGTAAGAATCATTTTTATACTACTTACAGCTTTTTGTGAGCTTCTGCATGAGCATGTCAGCATGTATTTTTTTTGCGAGCATTTTCACATCAAACTAAAGCTGACACGTTTCCATAAAAACATCTACTGCATAACCTTTGTACAGAGTGTGGACAGATATGGTGCTGAATGCTGAAATACAGAGATTTGCATAGGCATTTCACAGCAGATGTCTCGCCATTTATTAATCAAAAAGACACATTTTGGTCAATATATTTAGAACCAAAGTCGTAAATGGTGTGAAAATGGAATTTCCATATATTTGTGTGCAGCAGCATTCCTCTTCAGTCCTGCCAAATATGTTTCTACAACATTGTCTGTGGGCTGGTGTGAGAGTGCACTGCAACAGCACACCTGGAGAGAGGACATACCCTGCAATATGTAATAGACTGGATTAGATCTATGTTGACCATTTGCATATTACCTCAAGAATATTACTGCTTTCTCTTTGGTTGTGAAAGATGACCAATCTCTTCCTCGCCCCGTGAAGATTTGTGAAAGTTTATCATTATGTCATGTTTGGTTAAGCATATACGTCCTTGTCACCTTTACATATCTGAATTAAACTTATTAATTAGAACAGAGGTGTTTACACTAATCCAGCCCAGCCTTTTACATGTACAGAAGTGTGGAATTCTCAGAGATGTAATTTTCTTCTGCATTGCTCACATCCCGGCAGAAGGCGTTCCTGCTAGAGGTTTAAGCTTTTTCACTGTTCTGTATTATTGGGACAACACTTAACATGCCGGATTAGCAAATATTTAAGGGGGAAATTAGGAGAGGTGATGCAATTTGCCTTTTACTTTGCAGAGCTACCCAGATAGCATTAGCATTTTGACATGGATTAGAGTAGTGGTTCTCAAAGTTAGAGGGTGTGGCTCCTTGTtgggggaggtggtgtatgAGGGGGGATATGAGGGGGACTATTGCAAGGGATGCTCAAAAGATGCTACAGCAAGGCAGTGTGTCATGGCATGTGGGGGGTCTCATATTCTCATCTCTAAAAAGGGACTTTGCAAATAAAGATTGGGGGCCACTGGATTAGAGGAAAGGTGTGGGAAGATGTTTTCCTCTCACTCTggacaccacctcctccactcccacAGAAGTGTAGACAATCAACATTCGCTGAACAAAATACAAGGACCACATTTTCCCTGGCTATGGCCATTATTAACCACTCTGGGCCTGAGCATGCAGAGCAGACGCCTTTAGCCTATTAGCCTTTCATTGTAGCAGAGTCTTATCTTTTTTCCAGAATGAAACAAGAAAGGGGGAAAAAAGTTGCAGCAATTGATACACTTCAAAAGAGATTGTATACACAGCTCAATATAATCTATATatagtctggtccatattgacttgatagcatcacgcagtttcTGCAGATTTGactgctgcacatccatgatgtgaatctctcgttccaccacatcccaaaggtgctttattatattgagatctggtgactgtggagaccATTTGAGTATCCAAAATCATGACATGAAACCAAAATTCAGTAGTGAATATATCCTGGGGAAAAATTAACCACTATCCCAGTGAGCTTTTATCATGTTCATATGTTGGGAGAACATTGTCATTCTGTAAGCTGCAGTATGTCTGATGTTTTACATGTGCCTTACCACATATGCATCTCTTCCGCAGAGTAAGTTTGATAACCTGTATGGATGCCGTGAGTCCCTTATTGATGGCATCAAGCGGGCGACAGACGTGATGATTGCTGGCAAGGTGGCTGTGGTGGCTGGCTACGGTGACGTGGGGAAGGGCTGTGTCCAGGCTCTCCGAGGCTTTGGCTCCAGAGTCATAGTCACTGAGATTGACCCCATCAATGCCCTGCAGGCAGCCATGGAAGGTGCACGTTTTGGttgtttgatttttttaaagGGAATTTCGGTGGTTCATTTTGTatgacacccctcccccctccccaaaggTGCAGGGAAATAATGTGTAATTGGAAAGGATTCaaattcatttacaaattacttTACAGGCTATGAGGTGACAACAATGGATGAGGCCTGCAAGGAGGGAAATATATTTGTGACAACTACTGGTTGTGAGGATATTATCCTGGGCAGGTGTGTGACCTCAAACTAATGTGCTCATCAGCTTCAGCACACATATCACAACGCATTAGACATATGGACtgtatacatgtatgtatacATAAATCTACATCTTGCCAGACTTATCTGTGCATTTATTTGATAACTAGATCTATGTTTGTGTGCTATTACTTTATTACTTGTTTCATGTAATTTATGTAATTTTTTAAATTGTAATAgtgaaagtcaaatttatttacatagcgcttttcacaacacgatatcacaaagcagctttacaatcgtatgggtccagatccctaatgagcaagccaaaggcgacagtggcaaggaaaaactccctatgatggtggggattaggaagaaacctcgggaggaccaagactcaaaagggaacccatcttcaattgggtggcccgtttatacaagtccgtggtgcgcagggtggttctacagtaatagttaaggttcttgttccccggccaagtagacacagtcccttcggtgtagatggtgagcctcaggtaggagatAGCATCAGCACGACCTCTTACagaaatggcacatccaaccccggcatcagtacatccaccggcaagccacaccatctcccaggtgcttgtaggtgcttgcatgcaatcgtcttgggtggaagcatgcaaaaagatagacaaaaAAGACTGAgcgtgtggacatcaatttaaaccatcaTTGATATAAATGTAcacagctcacgtgccagtgattagcatgtggctccggcaggctaatctattaCAGCATAACTTAAGGGAGgagttcagaggtgaccacaggcatgagggctcactgagacattgctttccagttaAGTCATTGTCActagtgatgccatgacacagctggatgacagcaccaacatctcagattaccagaaatctcaacgtctcgTCTTGTAAGGAGcaccacaccttacaaggggaatattaactgaaggcttgattaaataggtgagtcttaagtttagatttaaagattggaattgtcagaatcttggattggagctggaaggctccAATAGACAACTAATTCAAGAAAAAGACACTAAATGAAAACTAAACCAGTGCGAGTCTGCATCGTAAATTATGTGGGGTATAATGGAACACGGTCATGGTGTTTAGTGCATGCACATGTTAAATGGGAGAGGTAAGAATGGACAGTGGCTTGTAGGTTGTATGGGGAGTGTCAGGGCCCCAGCTTATGATGGATTGTAGGGATAAGCAAGTGCAGCAGCTGGGGGAAGAGGACTGCTGGTAGATATTGTGTACAGATGTGAGAACTATTGGCCTTAAATTCTTTCCTTAGAGTTTTGCAATTGATGGTCCTCGTCAGGAGAGCCAAAATATTTCATCTCAAACTGTCCATGGTAAAGAATTTgagatgttgtgtttttttttgcatgttttaTGATTCTTACACTGAGTTTTTCCCCCTTGTCTTTCTCTGCCTTACCCCAGACACTTTGAGCAAATGAAAGATGATGCCATCGTCTGCAACATTGGCCACTTTGATTGTGAGATTGACATAAAGTGGCTGAACCAAAATGCTGCTGATAGAATCAATGTCAAGCCCCAGGTTTGTAAAAGTACAAACACCTGTCACAAAGTGGCTTCGCAAGCGTGTttgtccagatccctaatgagcaaaccaAGCGTGTCAAGAAAAACtgtaggaagaaaccttgggagcaCTATGACTCAAAAGGGAAGGTCTTCCATTGGTAGTAGACTGGGTGCAGTCGTTGTCTGGTGGTTAgcgaactggtcttgtgaccggagggtcacaTTCCCagagttcgattcccaggcctgaggccatgactgaggtgctcttGAACAAGGCGCCTAACCTTAACTGCTCCCGTGTGCttggctagggctgcccaccgctctgggcacgtgtaccacagccccctagtaatcgcTAGTGTGTTTACTGCACAGGTGGGTAAAATGTGGAGAAAAAAATTCAATTGGGGTGAAATTCACATGGCACATTTACACTTTAGTAGAAGTCCATGTTTATAGTTCTATTTTTAGGCCAAGCAGTCACAGTCCCTCCAGTGTGGAtattgagcctcaggtaggagtctCTGCCTCACACCTGCATCTACTAGGTGCTTTTATGGAATTGTCTGTGTGGGACATTCAAATATGTAGCACATGTGCCAGTGGTTAGTATGTGGCACTgtcaggctaatctatagcagcataactaaagggaggggcctggaggtgaccacagttatgagggctcactgagacattgctttccacccaagTCATTATCACAACTAGTGATCACATGACATGCCTGAATCTCAGATTACCGgaagactcaatgactgggagctccacaccttcataTGAAATATATTAACTGAAGTATTgtttaaataggtgagtcttaagtgtAGATTTaataaagattggaactgtgtcagaatcttggatttgagctggaaggctattccacaACTGAGGGGCtataaaggagaaagctctgcctcctgctgtagtcttactaatttttggaactccTGCATTTTGAGTGTGCAGCAGCAAGCGAGATGAGTTATAGTATGTAACAAGTTCACGCAGATATTGTGGAGCACGACCATTTAATGCTTTATAGGTCAACAGAATTTTAATACGAAAATAAAAACTCACAAAAGAAACATCTCAACATGAAGGGGGAGTATGGCTCCTTTTGGGATTCAATTTTATTTGGGCAGAAAAAAAGTTCAAAATATCCTACTTCTTAAGCAGATTCTAATAAATCATAGCAGCTCCCTGCTGATGTAAATACCACAATTAAGTGTTGCCAAATAACTTGTAATGCTTGTAATAAGTTGCAGGAAAATTTGTAAATACTCCTGAGTGTGAGCATGAACTAGAGCTATACTTAAAACCATGTAATTAAAACCATTATAAAAATGCAGCTGGTTAGTTCAGACTATATTTCTTCCCCAGTATAACACACTCTGCATAATTTATATTGATTTAGGGTTTTCATTGTGATTGCATGTCAGATTTTATGGTCACATAATGCCAACCTTTGAACTTTGCTCCTAAAATTACCTACTTTAATTGGAGGAACTCCGGAAAAAGACGAATGCAGCTTTATCTTTTTCGAATCTTTTTAAGGTGAAAACAATGGATGAAGGTACTGGCTCATCTTGACATATATGACTCAGGCCTTCAGGAGTTTTGTTAATCTTAATCTCTTGCAAATAATTTCTTGCTTGAAAATTCAAGTAAATTTGATTAATCAGCCATGTCGTCATGTATCATTCTAGTCATATCTAATAAGTATCCTTTCAGTACTTGAATTACTATGTTTAATGCCGAGTTAAGAATCAAGAAATTTGTTCCTTTCAAAACCATGCCTGTCTCTTCCATCAGGTTGACCGTTACCGCTTGAAGAATGGACGTCATGTGATTGTTCTGGCCGAAGGCCGTCTTGTGAACCTGGGCTGTGCAATGGGTCATCCTAGCTTTGTAATGAGCAACTCTTTCACCAATCAGGTCCTAGCCCAGATTGAGCTTTGGAGCAATCCTGGCAAATATCCTGTTGGTGTCTACTTTCTGCCAAAGA from Brachyhypopomus gauderio isolate BG-103 chromosome 8, BGAUD_0.2, whole genome shotgun sequence harbors:
- the ahcy gene encoding adenosylhomocysteinase, with the translated sequence MSDKLPFKVADISLAEWGRKAVDIAENEMPGLMKMRAMYGSSKPLKGARIAGCLHMTLQTAVLIETLIALGAEVQWSSCNIFSTQDHAAAAIAKTGVPVYAWKGETDEEYVWCIEQTLYFKDGQPLNMILDDGGDLTNLVHQKYPQLLEGIRGLSEETTTGVHNLYKMMKKDELKVPAINVNDSVTKSKFDNLYGCRESLIDGIKRATDVMIAGKVAVVAGYGDVGKGCVQALRGFGSRVIVTEIDPINALQAAMEGYEVTTMDEACKEGNIFVTTTGCEDIILGRHFEQMKDDAIVCNIGHFDCEIDIKWLNQNAADRINVKPQVDRYRLKNGRHVIVLAEGRLVNLGCAMGHPSFVMSNSFTNQVLAQIELWSNPGKYPVGVYFLPKKLDEEVAAAHLDKLGVKLTKLTESQAKYLGIPHEGPFKPDHYRY